In Chlorocebus sabaeus isolate Y175 chromosome 2, mChlSab1.0.hap1, whole genome shotgun sequence, the genomic stretch ATCCCCCCACCCTCAATCCATTTGGGGTATCATTCCTTATGACTGACAGACAccagaaataaatttgtgagtTTTAATTAAATGTGGAGCCTAAACAATCTGAAACAAAGTCATTTCTATccattatttatatttctcttcgGTTGTGGAGCTGTCGTGGACATCTGAGGAGTAGTCCAGCCAAGGATTCCATGAATTGTTACTGGTTGGATTGTTAAATAATGACTAGGGACACAGCACCGTTTACGATTTCGGCAGCGTATGATGCTGTCTTCACCATCTTTGCACAACAACCGGCAGTGTCCATCCATCCAACACTCTACTTTGGGGCATATGAACAACAATTAAGCAGATGTTAGTATCCCTCaagtggagagaaaagagaaggcagaggaggaacaggaagacagggaagaagagaagaaagccaGTTAAGTGAGTAATGCTAGGCCCAGTCCCAGGAAAAGCGAGAAGAGACCTTGAGAGGGAAGAGAACTGAGACAATGGTTCCAACTGAGAACTCCGAAGTTTTCGGGAGAGCCTTTTTTGGACTTCTCACCCTTCTGTCTTCTATCCCCCAACTTCCTACTCCTTACTTTGGAATCAACTGAAGCTAATTAATGTCCCACCTAGCAGAGCTAGGAATGAAGGTAAAAGGACATGAAAACCTGTAATATTAGGGAAAAGAGGATTCACTCACATTACACAGACCCGGTGTCTTATCAATAACCTAACCCTGTTTAACATAAGCCAAACAAGCCTCAGCTCCAGCCGCAGCTCAACCTCCAATCTTCCTTGACCCTATATTAACCCAATTCAAACTCAAACTCATTCAGGCCTACCTTAATTAGAACTCCCAGCCTTGCTCAACTCAATGCCCCCAAGCCCCAACTCCAGGTCAAACcctaatctaatctaatctaaccCTAATCTAATCAAGTCACTAACCTCAATTCCCAGCAGTAACCTCAATTCCCATCACCAAGCTGAACCCAAACACCCTGCAGCATCCAGCACTGACTCCCAGCCTCAGCCCAAGCCCCAGTCTAATCCCCAACACCAGCTCCACTCAACCCCAAATCCCATCCTCTCTCCAACTCTGCCCTAAACCTTCAGGGAAGCCCAGCTCCTCACCTCCTGCTCATCCTGACATTCCTTCTCTCACCCCAATCCTAAGGTTTTTCCTCCACATCACAACTCACCCCAACCTCCACTCTAGTCTCCCAAAGCCCTCAATAAGTCCCCAACTTGCACCCATGCTTTGCCCCTCAAACCTCTCCCAAGTTCCCACCAGGATACCACCCTGGCCCTCAAGTGCCAGATGCTCCAAACGTCTATCATCCCACCACTCTGGCAAAAAAGAATCAGAGAGAGATATTAACCTGAGATGATCCTGGGGAAACTTCCCAAAGTtgcaggagagaaggaaaggctTTACATGATGCCCACAGTGAGAGGGGAGGGAAAGATGGGAAGTCCATGACCAGGAGCCCAGACCCCTGAGAGAGGCTTACGTTACCTGATATCACTGGTACTTCTGTGGCCAGAAGGATggcaagaaacaagaaaagaaatttcatggCTGGCAGACCTGAGAGGAGGAGGCGCCTGAGCTGCAGGGGAAGGAAATAGGGTTCCCTGCAGCAGGGCAGAGATGAGCTTTGCTTTTATCAGCAGGGCTGTGGGCAGTGAATTAGAACAGGAGGGGATTTATATGAGGTCATCCAGGCCAAAGGACAGTGTGTAGCAGATGTCTCAGCAAAGCACAAGATGAGAGTGTGGGAAACTGGCCAGTACCAGTGCCAGTAAAGGGACAGGCCAATTAAAGCCATTTGGCCTTTGAGAGCCACAAAGGAATtaattaatacataataaatatatatcaaaaaatatttaacttaaaaattactttgcatttctctgataaatagTAAGAAcatttattcaacacagtattggtctttttatttcttcGTTTTGAATTATTTAGTCAGATATCTGGACAATTCTATTGGGCTGTTGTTGTGTACTTGCTGATTTGCAAGAACTCTTCAGTGCTGTTATTATATCAACTGTCTTGTCATGCTTGGTGACAATATTGTTCTCCATGATTatgttctgttttaaaatatattttttgcttataaatgtttaaatcatatttaaatcttaaaaactaaattaaacaggccgggtgcggtggctcacacctgtaatcccagcactttgagaggccaagacggggagatcacaaggtcaggagttcgagaccagcctggccaacatggtgaaaccccacctctactaaaactataaaaattagctgggcacagtggcgggtgcctataatcccagctactagggaggctgaggcaggataattgcttgaacctgggaggcagaggttgcaatgagctgagatcacactattgcactatagcctgggtgacagagtaaaactccatctcgacaatacaaataaaaagtttttaaaaaataaattaaatgagaatTACTTATTCTCTGCTTTCTAACAGAAGGATACACATGTGTAATGTCTTTCGGGACTTTGAACTTGCCAATCTTGTTTCCAGTTCAGGGCCTTAGCAGTTGTCATCTGCTCTCCCTGTAAAGCTGTTTCTCCAAATCTTCCCATGAAAATCTCCTGCTCGTCATTCCATATCATCCCAAATGTCACCTTCTTGGAGAAGCTTTCCCTGGTCACCTTAGATAACGGTATTCCAACCCGCAGTCACTCTGGACTGTAATAACTTGGTTTATGATCTTCATATatgtattcattctttcaaattttattttacatatttgatcTTTGTCTCTCCACTTAGAATGTCAGAAACCTGGCTTATAACCCCGGTACCCATAACATCACCTGGTGTATTAAAATACTTATTCAACTGTTTTAACTGATACTCCCCCCAAACAAGAATGACTCCAAAAGACAGacatggatttcttttttatgtaaaaGTCTGGGTATGCGGTTAAGTGTGACGGCTTCACCATTCAGCAGGGAGCTAGGTTCCTTTTGGCTTGACGCTCTGCCATCCTCATTAAGAGGCTACTTCGTGTGATGACCATGAGCTGCTCCAGTTCCCACCGTCAAGTTCCCATCCAGCCATCAGGAAAGGAGGAGCGATGGAAGTGAAATGCAACACCCTTCCTTTTAAGGACACCACTCAGAAGTTGCATCCTTCAGCttggcaccgtggctcacacctgtaatcccagcactttgggaggccaagatcgatggatcacttgaggtaggattttgagaccagcctggccaacctgatgaaacctgtctctgctaaaaatacaaaaaataaataaataaacttagccaggcgtggtggtgggcgcctgtaatcccagctactcaggagcctgaggcaggagaatggcttgaatccaggaggtggagggtgcagtgagctgagattgcaccactgtactccagcctaggcaacagggtgagacactgtctctccaaaaaataataataataagttacaCCCTTTGCTTCCAATTCTGGCCACTTCCCAGAGCTCATTCagaccatcatgcccagctgcaagggaggctggaaatACTTTCTTTATTCTAGGCAACCATTTCTAGCTAAAATGTACGGGTTGTTTTACTAAGAAAGGAAAGACATACACGGGGGGGTGGAGTTCTAGCAATCTTGGACATACTTggcattaaatattaaataatatttaataaatatctgtaggcaataaataataaatataactcactttaataaataattatagataAGAAATAACTTATACATTGAATAAGTATATGTTATTCTATGAGAAGTGATCTAGTGGGAAGGCTATGAGAAGTGATCTAGTGGGAAGGCTATGAGATGTGATCTAGTGGGAAGGAAACCCAAGTCCCTGTAActccagggctttgggaggctgagaggggaaactgcttgagcccaggagttccaggccagcctgggcaacatatgtgACCtcctcactacaaaaaattttttttaattagccaggtgtggtggtacacacctgtcgtccctgctactcagggggtcaagatgggaggatcgatTAAGTcttggagttcaaggctgcaaaaTGTTCAGTTGTTTTTCTGCCTCTCCCGCAGCTAGAATATGAACACGTGGGTAGGTTCAGCCAATCAGATGACTCCATCCTATTTTTTGAATCAGGTGCTCATGATTCCAGGAAGAAGGAACAGTAGAGAATTTATCTTAGCAAAGGAGCCCGTCATGATGTCCAGTGTCCGAGGGCAATAGGGAAGCCGGGCAAATAGGGGTAGAGTTTAGGGTCCTGAACAACAGTGTTTGGTGGCAGCTGTGTCCTCACTAGACTGGGTCCATGGGGTGATTTTTCACTCTGGCTCCTCCTACCCTTCCTCCCTGATTGCTACCCGTTTTCTAAGCCTTGCTCTAGGAATTCTCTGAACTTCCAAACAGCCAAAAGATGCCCTTTGCTAAACACCCTTATGGATGCAGTGACCACGGGCAAGTTGTTCAACCAGTTTTGGAGATAATAATACTGGCTCATGGTTTGTTGTGACCTTTAAGTGATAAGTGCCTATCTGGAGttcaaaacagtgcctggcaggtaGGAAGTGCTCAATACATTTTAGTTACAATTTCTTTGTTTCGAGGTAAGGGAGGAGGGAATTTAGAGCCTTGAGCGCTTCTGACCTCTACAGCCTCAGTGAAAACGAAGCCTAGTTTCTCTGCTGTGTTGGGGGTTAGGGCTTGGAGAAAATGGGCAGGATCTCGAGAAGCCCCTGTCGGGCACGGAGGAGATACACTGGGCAGAGAGCTGTGAGGAGGACCTGTGATCAGGGCTGGATGGCCCAATAGGAGGACTGAGCACCTACCCAGGCTCCGGGCACTGGCAAGGCATGGGCAAAGTAAAAGGCAGAAAATCTAAAGAACCCCCTTCAATTTCAGCAGATAGGAATGTTTTGTATCATTTCACAGAAGTAAAATTGTATTTCAGAGTTGAGTGTTGTTTTAGTTTGAATTCCACTGGGAGCGCTGTAAACTTCTTGGTGTTTAACGTCACTAAAGGTGTTCGTGAGGACTTGCTTGCTGTGTGACGGAGCTGACCAGGATGAGGGAATTTGGGGGTGCTATCCAGCAGTGTGATGAACACGCCAGGCATGCAATTTGGTTCAAGACTGAGCAACTTACCATGTGTCCTTGGCGTGTCATGCAACATCTACAAGGCTCAGTATTGAAATGATACATCATAGCAGAGGGGTTACAAGTCTATATTCTAGAGTTCGTCTCCTGGCTGTGTTAACTTATAAAAGTTacttaaggctgggcacagtggctcacgcctgtaatcccagcaatttgaaaggttgaggtaggcggatcatttgaggccagctgtttgagaccaacctggccaacatggcgaaacccaatctctactaaaaaatacaaaaattatccaggtgtggtgggacatgcttgtaatcccagctattcagcaagctgaggcaggagagttgcttaaaTTCCgaaggcagaagttgtagtgagcagagatcacaccactgcactccagcc encodes the following:
- the LOC103247967 gene encoding beta-defensin 119, with protein sequence MKFLFLFLAILLATEVPVISVECWMDGHCRLLCKDGEDSIIRCRNRKRCCVPSHYLTIQPVTIHGILGWTTPQMSTTAPQPKRNINNG